The following proteins are co-located in the Clostridiales bacterium genome:
- a CDS encoding amino acid permease, producing the protein MSSQGQNELHRGLKARHMNMIAIGGAIGTGLFVALGGSLSEAGPGGALLAYGVIGVMVYFLMTSLGEMSTYMPVSGAFETYATKFVDPALGFALGWNYWYNWAITVAAELAAGSLVMKFWLPESSSLMWSALFLAVLFLLNFFSAKMYGESEFWFAGIKVVTIIIFLVIGLLMIVGIIGGHSTGFENWTIDNAPFAGGMMAIINIFMIAGFSFQGTELVGVAAGETEDPEKNVPKAIKTVFWRILIFYIGAIIIVGFILPYNDPNLLSSSGEVTDIAISPFTLIFERAGIAAAASIMNAVILTSVLSCGNSGMYASTRMLYAMAVEGKAPKIFQKVNKRGVPVPALVLTALVGALCFLTSLAGNGTVYMWLVSASGLAGFIAWLGISISHYKFRKAYLAQGHSLDELKFRAKWYPFGPILATVLCAIVIIGQGMYAFSGDTVDWLGIIIAYMGIPLFLLLYLGYKVSKKTKLVKPEEADLSKGFAKAD; encoded by the coding sequence ATGAGTTCACAAGGACAAAACGAACTCCACAGAGGTCTGAAAGCAAGACACATGAACATGATCGCAATCGGCGGCGCCATTGGTACCGGTCTGTTCGTTGCACTTGGCGGATCTCTCAGCGAAGCCGGACCGGGCGGCGCACTGCTCGCTTACGGTGTAATCGGTGTTATGGTTTATTTCTTAATGACCAGCTTAGGTGAAATGTCAACCTATATGCCCGTTTCCGGTGCATTTGAAACCTATGCTACAAAATTTGTAGACCCAGCATTAGGCTTCGCGCTGGGTTGGAACTACTGGTACAATTGGGCAATCACGGTTGCTGCCGAGCTTGCTGCCGGATCTCTTGTAATGAAATTCTGGCTGCCGGAATCAAGCTCTCTGATGTGGAGTGCACTGTTCCTGGCGGTTCTCTTCCTGCTCAACTTCTTCTCCGCCAAAATGTATGGAGAAAGCGAATTCTGGTTTGCGGGAATCAAAGTCGTAACCATTATTATTTTCCTTGTCATCGGCCTTTTGATGATCGTAGGTATCATCGGCGGTCACTCCACAGGATTTGAGAATTGGACGATTGACAACGCTCCTTTTGCCGGCGGAATGATGGCAATCATCAATATCTTCATGATCGCAGGATTTTCGTTCCAGGGAACTGAACTGGTCGGCGTTGCTGCCGGTGAAACGGAAGACCCTGAAAAAAATGTTCCAAAGGCAATCAAAACCGTTTTCTGGCGAATTCTGATTTTCTACATCGGCGCAATTATCATCGTGGGCTTTATTCTGCCCTACAATGATCCGAATCTTCTTTCCTCATCCGGTGAAGTTACGGATATTGCCATCAGCCCCTTTACGCTCATCTTTGAAAGAGCGGGGATTGCGGCTGCGGCTTCCATCATGAATGCTGTTATCCTGACCTCTGTACTGTCCTGCGGAAACTCCGGTATGTACGCTTCCACCCGTATGCTTTATGCCATGGCTGTGGAAGGAAAAGCACCAAAGATCTTCCAGAAGGTAAACAAGAGAGGTGTTCCTGTACCGGCTCTGGTTCTAACCGCTTTGGTCGGCGCTCTTTGCTTCCTCACTTCACTGGCAGGAAACGGCACTGTCTACATGTGGCTGGTTAGTGCATCCGGCCTTGCCGGCTTCATTGCCTGGCTGGGAATCTCCATCAGCCATTATAAATTCAGAAAAGCGTATCTTGCCCAAGGACACAGCCTGGATGAGCTGAAATTTAGAGCAAAGTGGTATCCCTTTGGACCAATCCTGGCAACGGTTCTCTGTGCTATCGTAATCATCGGTCAGGGAATGTATGCCTTCTCAGGCGATACGGTTGACTGGCTGGGAATCATCATCGCTTATATGGGGATTCCGCTCTTCCTTTTGCTCTACCTCGGATACAAAGTATCTAAGAAGACAAAACTGGTGAAGCCGGAAGAAGCTGACCTTTCAAAAGGATTTGCAAAA
- a CDS encoding response regulator transcription factor translates to MMRHILVWIYIFAGFLGMFSNFLYWLMSKKSFLQGSRERLELQKFVVCTFLIGLVSFFTFYSQYIILLQPESTTIQILDYLLWACFLFYWINYLDSMVGSSKLRLMKKIVKYGSICYIGLCLLITRGLWGLNFKIANISFSSLFLLLDVLFCILALLVVCLYAVRANSQTKHKLSGPYILVISFALILYASYEFLHYARIFSSFTAYSTWELGPFNATAFFLLFSNLITLIYVYYNDFSTSFIINHVEEPVNPIQNSSELNDKASPDSDTKTTYESTDSIAASIGQDERENVPSLYNLTPREQEVMEFIFKGYNNAEIADELFISQNTVKHHIYNLFKKLNVKNRVELICLLREYSL, encoded by the coding sequence ATGATGCGTCATATCCTTGTGTGGATCTATATTTTCGCTGGTTTTTTAGGGATGTTCAGCAATTTTCTCTACTGGCTTATGTCGAAGAAAAGCTTTCTTCAAGGCTCTAGGGAACGTTTGGAACTTCAGAAATTCGTGGTCTGTACCTTTTTAATCGGGCTCGTGAGTTTTTTTACTTTTTATAGCCAATACATCATACTACTGCAGCCTGAGAGCACAACAATTCAGATTTTAGACTATTTGCTTTGGGCTTGTTTTTTGTTTTACTGGATAAATTACCTGGATTCAATGGTTGGCAGTTCCAAACTTCGGCTCATGAAAAAAATCGTAAAATACGGTTCCATCTGTTATATTGGTCTCTGCCTGTTAATCACCAGAGGTCTATGGGGTCTTAATTTCAAAATAGCGAATATCAGCTTCAGTTCCCTTTTTCTGCTGCTTGATGTTCTGTTTTGCATACTGGCGCTTCTTGTGGTGTGTTTGTATGCTGTCCGCGCAAATTCACAGACGAAACATAAGCTTTCCGGCCCTTATATCCTCGTGATCAGTTTTGCGCTGATCCTTTATGCAAGCTATGAATTCTTGCATTATGCTCGTATCTTCAGCAGCTTCACTGCCTACAGCACATGGGAGCTGGGACCTTTTAATGCCACGGCGTTCTTTCTGCTTTTTTCCAATTTGATCACTTTGATCTATGTATATTACAATGATTTTTCCACCAGCTTCATCATAAATCATGTGGAGGAACCCGTAAATCCAATCCAAAATTCGTCAGAACTGAATGACAAGGCAAGCCCTGACTCAGATACAAAAACCACATATGAATCCACAGACAGCATCGCTGCTTCTATAGGACAAGATGAGCGGGAAAATGTTCCTTCCCTTTACAATCTTACCCCAAGAGAACAAGAGGTGATGGAGTTCATTTTCAAGGGCTACAATAACGCAGAAATCGCCGACGAGCTCTTCATCTCACAGAATACGGTCAAGCATCACATCTATAATCTCTTTAAGAAACTCAACGTTAAAAACAGAGTCGAACTGATCTGCTTACTTCGGGAATACTCCCTATAA